From Micromonospora echinaurantiaca:
GTGCAGGCCATCACTGATCAGCTTCTCCCATGCCGCAAACGTCTCCGACAGAGACGATCGAGCCTGCTCATCTTGATCGGACAGCTCGAGAGCCATCGACCCGAGGCCGCACCCGTACTTGCCGTTGTTCAGCGAGTTGGCCTGAACCAGGGCGTCACGCCACCGGACCAGCCCTGAGAACGACCTCAGTCGTTCGAGCCCTGCACGCTCACGCTGAAGCACAAGCGCGCCTCGATATTTGACCAACGCGCGCACGAGCTCCTGCTTGTCGGCGAAGTGGTGGTAGAGCTGAGACTTGCTCGTCTGGCTTGCCTTGCGGACGTCGTCAAGGGTCGTCGCGTTCACTCCGCGCACGAACATCAGCCGGTTCGCTGCCTCGAGGATCCGCTCTCGCGTCGCGATGCCCCGCTTACTGATCCTCCGCTGATTCGGAGGCGCAGCCACCTGCTCGTCGCTCATCTGTCAAGTGTATCCAGCGCACCAGATATCCCAGGAAGAATGGGACTTCAGAGTCCATCCGGCGCCAT
This genomic window contains:
- a CDS encoding TetR/AcrR family transcriptional regulator — translated: MSDEQVAAPPNQRRISKRGIATRERILEAANRLMFVRGVNATTLDDVRKASQTSKSQLYHHFADKQELVRALVKYRGALVLQRERAGLERLRSFSGLVRWRDALVQANSLNNGKYGCGLGSMALELSDQDEQARSSLSETFAAWEKLISDGLHRMRDSGALRQDADPEKLATGLMAALQGGYLLANAAHNVAPMEVALDMALEHVKSFLVEPSGEPTPVIGPLSRDQTARVGCEQPGDR